From a region of the Alnus glutinosa chromosome 1, dhAlnGlut1.1, whole genome shotgun sequence genome:
- the LOC133856696 gene encoding probable RNA-binding protein ARP1 isoform X2, with the protein MSQQRQNKILVGANNADTTYTKIFVGGLAWQSQRDSLQRYFEQFGEILEAVVILDKNTGRSKGYGFVTFKDPDSAMRACQNHYPLIDGRRANCNLAAFGAQKNYPTTPQRGMEKFRPSLIRTMAPAPSQGTTSPYFHPQVPHYAFPHSAYGYPNYYPQDMFTMNYYNAYGGGQQLPYYYAYVAAGSPGAYNYYGHDGPLQIPKMTQHPHLPPTKTSHRSARNSL; encoded by the exons ATGTCTCAACAAAGGCAAAATAAGATATTGGTGGGTGCAAACAATGCCGACACAACCTACACCAAGATCTTTGTCGGAGGATTGGCTTGGCAGAGTCAAAGGGATAGCTTGCAGCGTTATTTTGAGCAGTTTGGAGAGATTCTCGAGGCTGTTGTGATCCTTGACAAAAATACAGGAAGATCAAAAGGCTATGGCTTC GTAACCTTTAAGGATCCGGATTCAGCCATGAGAGCTTGTCAAAACCACTATCCGCTGATTGATGGAAGAAGAGCTAATTGTAACCTTGCAGCCTTTGGTGCACAAAAAAACTATCCAACCACTCCTCAACGAG gAATGGAGAAATTCAGACCATCTTTAATTAGAACCATGGCTCCAGCTCCTTCCCAAGGCACTACCTCTCCATATTTTCATCCACAAGTTCCCCACTACGCATTCCCACATTCAGCATATGG GTATCCTAATTATTACCCACAAGACATGTTTACGATG AACTATTACAATGCATATGGTGGTGGCCAACAGTTACCATATTATTACGCCTATGTAGCAGCCGGGTCTCCTGGAGCCTATAATTACTATGGACATGATGGTCCACTGCAGATTCCCAAAATGACACAACATCCTCATTTGCCTCCCAC CAAAACCAGCCACAGGAGTGCCAGGAACAGCCTCTGA
- the LOC133856696 gene encoding uncharacterized protein LOC133856696 isoform X1 — translation MSQQRQNKILVGANNADTTYTKIFVGGLAWQSQRDSLQRYFEQFGEILEAVVILDKNTGRSKGYGFVTFKDPDSAMRACQNHYPLIDGRRANCNLAAFGAQKNYPTTPQRGMEKFRPSLIRTMAPAPSQGTTSPYFHPQVPHYAFPHSAYGYPNYYPQDMFTMNYYNAYGGGQQLPYYYAYVAAGSPGAYNYYGHDGPLQIPKMTQHPHLPPTSVTPSATATAKPATGVPGTASEQNSSA, via the exons ATGTCTCAACAAAGGCAAAATAAGATATTGGTGGGTGCAAACAATGCCGACACAACCTACACCAAGATCTTTGTCGGAGGATTGGCTTGGCAGAGTCAAAGGGATAGCTTGCAGCGTTATTTTGAGCAGTTTGGAGAGATTCTCGAGGCTGTTGTGATCCTTGACAAAAATACAGGAAGATCAAAAGGCTATGGCTTC GTAACCTTTAAGGATCCGGATTCAGCCATGAGAGCTTGTCAAAACCACTATCCGCTGATTGATGGAAGAAGAGCTAATTGTAACCTTGCAGCCTTTGGTGCACAAAAAAACTATCCAACCACTCCTCAACGAG gAATGGAGAAATTCAGACCATCTTTAATTAGAACCATGGCTCCAGCTCCTTCCCAAGGCACTACCTCTCCATATTTTCATCCACAAGTTCCCCACTACGCATTCCCACATTCAGCATATGG GTATCCTAATTATTACCCACAAGACATGTTTACGATG AACTATTACAATGCATATGGTGGTGGCCAACAGTTACCATATTATTACGCCTATGTAGCAGCCGGGTCTCCTGGAGCCTATAATTACTATGGACATGATGGTCCACTGCAGATTCCCAAAATGACACAACATCCTCATTTGCCTCCCACGTCAGTTACCCCATCTGCCACTGCAACTG CAAAACCAGCCACAGGAGTGCCAGGAACAGCCTCTGAACAGAATTCATCGGCATAA